One window of Helicobacter winghamensis ATCC BAA-430 genomic DNA carries:
- a CDS encoding Gfo/Idh/MocA family protein translates to MLGVALLGCGRIAKRHAELLSSGEIKGAKLVAVCDVQEERAKEFGAKYKIPYFMDLKAMMQECGEQIHIVSILTPSGMHAQNTLEVAPYQKHIIVEKPMALTLEDADKMIQVCRENSIRLFVVKQNRYNLPVQKLREALEVGRFGKLVMGSVRVRWCRDDSYYKQDSWRGTWEYDGGVFTNQASHHIDLLEWMLGDVESVFAKSTTALSAIETEDTGIAVLKFKNGALGVVEATTATRPKDLEGSISILGEFGSVEIGGFAVNQMRHWNFAKSLASDGEVMEKYSVNPPNVYGFGHKEYYLSVVDCLKNNKKALVDGEEGRKSLELIIAMYESIESGKEVFLPVASKQCKLGKKA, encoded by the coding sequence ATGTTAGGGGTTGCGTTACTTGGCTGTGGAAGAATTGCAAAAAGACATGCGGAGTTATTAAGTAGTGGCGAGATAAAAGGCGCAAAGCTTGTGGCGGTGTGTGATGTGCAAGAAGAGCGCGCAAAAGAGTTTGGAGCAAAATATAAGATTCCATATTTTATGGATTTAAAGGCGATGATGCAAGAGTGCGGGGAGCAAATCCATATTGTTTCTATTTTAACGCCTAGTGGGATGCACGCGCAAAATACCCTAGAAGTTGCCCCCTATCAAAAGCATATTATTGTAGAAAAGCCTATGGCTTTAACCTTGGAAGATGCAGATAAGATGATACAAGTTTGTAGGGAAAATAGCATAAGATTATTTGTAGTGAAGCAGAATCGCTATAACTTGCCTGTGCAAAAGCTAAGAGAAGCATTAGAAGTAGGGCGGTTTGGAAAGCTTGTAATGGGAAGCGTGCGTGTTAGGTGGTGTAGAGATGATAGCTATTATAAGCAGGATTCTTGGCGTGGGACTTGGGAATATGATGGGGGAGTTTTTACAAATCAAGCAAGCCATCATATTGATTTGTTAGAATGGATGTTGGGTGATGTGGAGAGTGTGTTTGCAAAAAGCACAACGGCTTTAAGTGCAATAGAGACAGAAGATACCGGGATTGCGGTATTAAAGTTTAAAAATGGAGCTTTGGGCGTGGTGGAGGCTACAACTGCCACACGCCCTAAAGATTTAGAGGGGAGTATTTCTATTTTAGGTGAGTTTGGAAGTGTAGAAATTGGTGGTTTTGCAGTTAATCAAATGCGCCATTGGAATTTTGCAAAGTCTCTAGCAAGTGATGGGGAAGTTATGGAGAAATATTCGGTAAATCCACCTAATGTGTATGGATTTGGGCATAAGGAATATTATTTAAGTGTTGTGGATTGTCTAAAGAACAATAAAAAAGCTCTTGTAGATGGTGAAGAAGGAAGAAAGAGCTTAGAGTTAATTATTGCTATGTATGAATCTATTGAGAGTGGTAAGGAAGTATTTTTGCCTGTAGCTTCTAAGCAATGCAAATTGGGGAAAAAGGCGTGA
- a CDS encoding acyltransferase: MLVEPCNLYECSLGDNVFVGPFVEIQRGVRIGANTRVQSHSFICELVSIGESCFIGHGVMFINDLFEFGKPAGNPKLWRETKIGNNVSIGSNATILPVNICDGAVIGAGSVVTKNLTKKGVYAGNPAKLIREL; encoded by the coding sequence ATGCTAGTAGAGCCTTGCAATTTATATGAATGCTCTCTTGGAGACAATGTGTTTGTAGGTCCTTTTGTGGAGATCCAAAGGGGAGTTAGGATTGGTGCAAATACGCGTGTGCAAAGTCATAGTTTTATTTGTGAGTTAGTGAGTATTGGGGAATCTTGCTTTATAGGACATGGAGTAATGTTTATTAATGATTTATTTGAGTTTGGGAAACCTGCTGGAAATCCTAAGCTATGGAGAGAAACTAAGATTGGAAATAATGTTAGTATTGGCTCTAATGCTACGATTTTACCTGTTAATATTTGTGATGGGGCGGTGATTGGTGCAGGAAGCGTGGTTACAAAAAATCTTACTAAAAAGGGCGTATATGCAGGAAATCCTGCAAAATTAATAAGAGAGTTGTAA
- a CDS encoding class I SAM-dependent methyltransferase, with the protein MKHFKSQTFSGKFVKYYEIFFSDKCFSRIGDYLLRLFKECVIGDRILDFGCGTGIFCEYFAKNGYKVVGVDVSFDMIEYAKKNHNLHSARGGGGK; encoded by the coding sequence ATGAAGCATTTTAAATCACAAACTTTTAGCGGAAAATTTGTTAAGTATTATGAAATATTTTTTAGCGATAAATGTTTTTCGCGCATTGGAGATTATTTGTTGCGTCTATTTAAAGAGTGTGTGATTGGTGATAGGATATTAGACTTTGGGTGTGGAACGGGAATTTTTTGTGAATATTTTGCTAAGAATGGATATAAAGTTGTTGGTGTTGATGTAAGTTTTGATATGATTGAGTATGCTAAAAAGAATCACAATCTTCATTCCGCGCGGGGGGGGGGGGGCAAATAG
- the asnB gene encoding asparagine synthase (glutamine-hydrolyzing), with amino-acid sequence MCSICGGNYPLEAIKKASSVMAHRGPDFSGSFYCNGIALAHNRLSIIDLQKEANQPFVSPFCPHLVLVFNGEIYNYLELKAELEGFGIPFFTKSDTEVLLHAFAFFGQKCLEKFNGDFAFVILDKRDNSLFLARDRLGNKPLFYGIQGDRICFASEIKGLLEILPCVFDKEEIAKWLLFSNGSKDKTIYQGILPFPSAHFGVFKNGKLQLTRYWNLKITPQNYTLDSALDELEDLLLDSLKLRLQSDVQVGLSVSGGVDSSILAHLVARLNGECKFFGLSFREFQGVDESVYIDEIGRDVGVEICEVKSKIENLRGDFRKLVLGQDEIFRSLSIYAQFVLFKEIAKTCKVVLGGQGADELFGGYYHHIGRYVFTHKDAFKDRLRLYGKEALNEYMFGLKCSLDRELKLQLFMEDNAKDLEKLEKMGLPKPSLENLLERFLLDFNQGLLLDTLEFNLPNLLRYEDRNAMTHSLENRTPFTDYRVVEFAFRLPEHLKVAQGYGKYLLRVLLERLGSKNLAWRKDKKGFAVPELELARSLGYNAQNLFDVRAMIFEQLRNRR; translated from the coding sequence ATGTGTAGCATTTGCGGGGGAAACTATCCTTTAGAAGCGATTAAAAAGGCGTCTAGTGTGATGGCGCATAGGGGTCCGGATTTTAGCGGAAGTTTTTATTGTAATGGAATTGCTCTAGCACATAATCGTCTAAGCATTATTGATTTGCAAAAGGAGGCAAATCAGCCTTTTGTTTCACCATTTTGTCCGCATTTAGTGCTTGTGTTTAATGGGGAGATTTATAATTATTTAGAATTAAAAGCGGAGTTAGAGGGTTTTGGGATTCCGTTTTTTACAAAAAGCGATACGGAAGTTTTGTTGCACGCCTTTGCGTTTTTTGGGCAAAAGTGCCTAGAAAAGTTTAATGGTGATTTTGCCTTTGTAATTTTAGATAAACGAGATAATAGCTTATTTTTGGCGCGCGATAGACTTGGGAATAAGCCATTATTCTATGGAATACAGGGGGATAGAATCTGTTTTGCTTCAGAGATTAAGGGACTTTTAGAGATTTTACCTTGTGTATTTGATAAAGAAGAGATTGCAAAATGGTTGCTCTTTAGCAATGGTAGTAAGGATAAAACGATTTACCAAGGGATTTTACCTTTTCCATCGGCTCATTTTGGAGTGTTTAAAAATGGTAAATTACAACTTACGCGTTATTGGAATCTAAAAATCACTCCACAAAATTACACGCTAGATTCCGCGTTAGATGAACTAGAAGATTTGCTTTTGGATTCTTTAAAGTTGCGTTTGCAATCTGATGTGCAAGTTGGGCTTAGTGTTTCAGGGGGTGTGGATAGCTCAATTTTGGCACATTTGGTAGCGCGTTTAAATGGAGAATGTAAGTTTTTTGGGCTTAGTTTTAGAGAGTTTCAAGGTGTTGATGAGAGTGTTTATATTGATGAGATTGGTAGAGATGTTGGAGTAGAGATTTGCGAAGTTAAGTCAAAGATAGAGAATCTTAGAGGTGATTTTAGAAAGCTTGTGTTAGGGCAAGATGAGATTTTTAGAAGTCTGTCTATTTATGCGCAATTTGTGTTATTTAAAGAGATTGCAAAAACTTGCAAGGTAGTGCTTGGAGGGCAGGGGGCTGATGAGCTTTTTGGGGGGTATTATCATCATATTGGACGCTATGTTTTTACACATAAAGATGCCTTTAAAGATAGGCTTAGGCTTTATGGAAAAGAGGCGTTAAATGAGTATATGTTTGGGTTAAAATGCTCTTTGGATAGGGAGTTGAAGTTACAATTATTTATGGAGGACAATGCAAAAGATTTAGAAAAGTTAGAAAAAATGGGCTTGCCTAAGCCATCTTTGGAAAATCTTTTGGAGCGGTTTTTATTGGATTTTAATCAAGGGCTTTTGCTAGATACGCTAGAGTTTAATTTGCCAAATTTATTGCGCTATGAGGATAGAAATGCGATGACGCATTCTTTGGAAAATCGCACGCCTTTTACAGATTATAGAGTGGTGGAGTTTGCATTTAGGTTGCCAGAGCATTTGAAAGTGGCGCAAGGCTATGGCAAATATCTTTTAAGGGTGTTACTAGAGCGGCTTGGGAGCAAAAATCTTGCGTGGAGAAAGGATAAAAAAGGTTTTGCTGTGCCAGAGCTAGAATTAGCGCGGAGTTTAGGTTATAATGCGCAAAATCTTTTTGATGTGCGTGCTATGATTTTTGAGCAATTAAGGAATAGGCGATGA
- a CDS encoding DUF354 domain-containing protein, protein MIWIDVATPKYAMFFASMIRELQKRNHKILVTTRYAPHYTEAKEILELHKISHIVLGEYGGETLLQKFEARIFRQKEILDLFRAKGVPKVLICGAVVDSVQVAYGVGIPVVNIYDTPAFGKPRDEKCPKELTAVARLTLPFSKLFFYPFILPKELMLRFALSETQIESYPFIDVALWIKGIKKESKNDFRKRYGMDASKPTILIREEEYKAHYVKEKIPTIYEVIPLLKAQLDANLVIMPRYEKERLKNDFGAIATILEEKLKPEEFYPFIDLFIGGGGTMNLEAVCYGIPTISTRSIWLIHDQYLIKNQLMFWTQDCDEILKISKEMLGKKVESENYFIKGTCNFERMIERIEKEILC, encoded by the coding sequence ATGATTTGGATTGATGTGGCAACTCCTAAATATGCAATGTTTTTTGCAAGCATGATTAGAGAATTGCAAAAAAGGAATCATAAGATTTTAGTTACTACGCGTTATGCTCCACACTACACAGAGGCAAAAGAGATTTTAGAATTGCATAAGATTTCTCATATTGTGCTTGGGGAATATGGGGGTGAGACGCTGTTGCAAAAGTTTGAGGCGCGTATTTTTCGTCAAAAAGAGATTTTGGATCTTTTTAGAGCTAAAGGAGTGCCAAAAGTTCTAATTTGTGGGGCTGTGGTGGATAGCGTGCAGGTGGCTTATGGAGTTGGGATTCCAGTGGTTAATATCTATGATACGCCAGCATTTGGTAAGCCTAGAGATGAAAAATGTCCAAAGGAGCTTACAGCAGTAGCACGCCTTACACTCCCTTTTTCTAAGCTATTTTTTTATCCTTTTATTTTGCCAAAGGAATTAATGCTTCGTTTTGCACTTAGCGAAACACAAATAGAATCTTATCCCTTTATTGATGTGGCATTGTGGATTAAGGGGATAAAAAAGGAATCTAAAAATGACTTTAGAAAACGCTATGGAATGGATGCTTCTAAGCCTACAATTTTAATTAGGGAAGAGGAGTATAAAGCGCATTATGTTAAGGAAAAGATTCCAACAATTTATGAAGTGATTCCACTTTTAAAGGCGCAGTTAGATGCAAATTTAGTGATTATGCCACGCTATGAAAAAGAGAGATTAAAGAATGATTTTGGAGCAATTGCTACGATTTTAGAAGAAAAGTTAAAGCCAGAGGAGTTTTATCCTTTCATTGATTTGTTTATTGGTGGAGGGGGGACAATGAATTTAGAGGCGGTTTGCTATGGGATTCCTACGATTTCTACGCGCTCCATTTGGCTAATCCACGATCAATATTTAATTAAAAATCAACTGATGTTTTGGACACAAGATTGCGATGAGATTTTAAAAATTTCTAAAGAAATGCTGGGGAAAAAGGTAGAATCAGAAAATTATTTCATTAAGGGTACTTGTAATTTTGAACGAATGATTGAGCGCATTGAAAAGGAGATTCTATGTTAG
- a CDS encoding formyltransferase family protein — protein sequence MGCYLFCLGYKGYFVLQELARLNRLGLICGVVSCEDTTQESYYENIKEICLKNNVKFFHKKMIDMLDKKKIAIAIAWRWIIKDFSQVIVMHDSLLPKYRGFNPLVTSLINGDEYIGVSVLYGINEYDKGDIIAQRSLKIFYPITIWEAILKISYLYAELCVEVLEKISKGQKILGVPQEQKEATYSLWRDDKDYFIQWGWSSDRIVRFVDAVGFPYDGAKILFEGNVLRVLKAEIFGDVRVVNRDYGKVIFMDNGCCVVVCKSGLVKLCEVVDMQGRQWSAPRFRIRFE from the coding sequence ATGGGTTGCTATCTTTTTTGTTTGGGATATAAAGGATATTTTGTTTTACAAGAGCTTGCTAGACTTAATAGGCTTGGATTGATTTGTGGTGTGGTGAGTTGTGAGGATACGACTCAAGAGAGTTATTATGAAAATATTAAGGAAATATGTTTGAAAAATAATGTTAAATTTTTTCATAAAAAAATGATAGATATGCTTGATAAAAAGAAAATAGCTATTGCTATTGCTTGGCGATGGATTATTAAAGATTTTTCACAAGTGATTGTGATGCACGATTCTTTATTGCCAAAATATAGGGGATTTAATCCACTTGTAACAAGTTTGATTAATGGAGATGAATATATAGGGGTTAGTGTTTTATATGGGATTAATGAATATGATAAGGGAGATATTATTGCACAAAGGAGTCTTAAAATTTTCTATCCTATTACAATATGGGAAGCAATTTTAAAAATTTCTTACCTTTATGCAGAATTATGTGTGGAAGTGTTGGAAAAAATTTCAAAAGGGCAAAAGATATTGGGTGTGCCACAAGAGCAAAAAGAAGCGACTTATAGTTTGTGGAGAGATGATAAGGATTATTTTATCCAGTGGGGGTGGAGTAGTGATAGGATTGTGCGTTTTGTTGATGCAGTAGGGTTTCCTTATGATGGAGCAAAGATTCTTTTTGAAGGTAATGTTCTTAGAGTATTAAAGGCAGAGATTTTTGGAGATGTGAGAGTTGTTAATAGGGATTATGGGAAGGTAATTTTTATGGATAATGGTTGTTGTGTGGTGGTGTGTAAAAGTGGGTTGGTAAAGTTATGCGAAGTAGTAGATATGCAAGGTAGGCAATGGAGTGCTCCAAGGTTTAGAATACGCTTTGAATAG
- a CDS encoding DegT/DnrJ/EryC1/StrS family aminotransferase produces the protein MIFVSKPYLPSFAKYQKYLERIWKNHHLTNFGPLSLELEEKLSEYLGVKYLVLVSNGTLALQLAYRLVGLKVGDKVITTPFSFVATTNSLLWESISPVFSDINKDSLNLDINQLPKYLSADVKAMVCVHVFGNPCEVESLQEYSNRHHLKLIYDAAHAFGVRYKNKSIFEYGDISTLSFHATKIFHCVEGGAVILKNEAMFKEAREMMNFGLRDSIPVKLGINLKNSEFHAAMGLCVLEDMEYILEQRERVWSYYATHLKDDFILQTFNTQATMNYHYFPIIFESELQLIEAFKRLNHSGIFPRRYFYPSLDELSFFEGGLCPVSRDIARRILCLPMFVDLNKTQQDRIINLLRGGGIIFPLYLHFYLFFILKLFFNFSFNIYLFQLLKSSYFLQVLIRNPNGVFNTKRA, from the coding sequence ATGATTTTTGTTTCTAAGCCTTATTTGCCATCTTTTGCAAAATATCAAAAATATTTAGAACGCATTTGGAAAAATCATCATCTTACAAATTTTGGTCCTTTGAGTTTAGAGTTAGAGGAAAAACTTAGTGAATATTTAGGCGTTAAATATTTGGTTTTAGTTAGCAATGGCACTTTGGCATTACAATTAGCTTATAGATTAGTAGGTTTAAAGGTAGGAGATAAAGTTATTACAACTCCTTTTAGCTTTGTTGCTACAACAAATTCTTTGTTGTGGGAGAGTATTTCTCCTGTTTTTAGCGATATTAATAAAGACAGCTTAAATTTAGATATTAATCAGTTGCCAAAATACTTAAGTGCTGATGTTAAAGCGATGGTTTGTGTGCATGTGTTTGGAAATCCTTGTGAAGTGGAATCTTTGCAAGAATATTCTAATAGGCATCATTTAAAGCTCATTTATGATGCGGCACACGCTTTTGGCGTAAGATATAAAAATAAAAGCATTTTTGAGTATGGAGATATTTCTACACTTAGTTTTCACGCAACAAAAATTTTTCATTGTGTGGAAGGTGGAGCTGTGATTTTAAAGAATGAAGCAATGTTTAAAGAGGCTAGAGAGATGATGAATTTTGGGCTTAGGGATTCTATTCCTGTAAAGCTTGGGATTAATTTAAAAAATAGTGAATTTCACGCGGCTATGGGACTTTGTGTTTTGGAGGATATGGAGTATATTTTAGAGCAAAGAGAAAGAGTCTGGAGCTACTATGCAACGCATTTAAAAGATGATTTTATCTTGCAAACATTTAATACGCAAGCTACTATGAATTATCATTATTTTCCTATTATTTTTGAAAGTGAATTGCAATTAATAGAAGCATTTAAAAGGCTTAATCATAGCGGTATTTTTCCTAGAAGATATTTTTATCCTTCTTTAGATGAATTATCATTTTTTGAGGGTGGATTGTGTCCTGTTTCAAGGGATATTGCGCGTAGAATATTGTGTCTGCCTATGTTTGTGGATTTAAATAAAACGCAACAAGATAGAATTATAAATTTATTGCGGGGGGGGGGGATAATATTCCCTCTTTATCTGCATTTTTATTTATTTTTTATCTTAAAACTTTTTTTCAACTTTTCTTTCAATATTTATTTATTTCAACTTTTAAAATCATCTTATTTCTTACAAGTTCTAATAAGGAATCCAAATGGCGTATTTAACACAAAAAGAGCTTAA
- a CDS encoding acyltransferase, translating into MAYLTQKELKALGFKSLGENVKVSTKASLYDVHLMELGDNVRIDDFCVVSGNVILKDSVWLAPFCLVAGGCKLEDLQEGGVLIQEYSAFSYGVKVFSRSDDYVGANTGVVEKVRIGKHCVFGANSVVFAGSKIGDYVSVGALSFVKGVCREYGVYAGIPVRLLQIKPCVWGGGGNFCCHSSKGVA; encoded by the coding sequence ATGGCGTATTTAACACAAAAAGAGCTTAAGGCTTTAGGCTTTAAAAGCTTGGGGGAGAATGTTAAGGTTTCCACTAAAGCAAGCTTGTATGATGTGCATTTAATGGAGCTTGGAGATAATGTAAGGATTGATGATTTTTGTGTCGTTAGTGGAAATGTAATTTTGAAAGATTCTGTTTGGCTGGCTCCATTTTGTCTAGTGGCTGGTGGCTGTAAGCTTGAGGATTTGCAAGAAGGTGGGGTTTTAATCCAAGAATATAGTGCGTTTTCTTATGGAGTAAAGGTTTTTTCGCGCAGTGATGATTATGTGGGCGCAAATACGGGAGTTGTTGAGAAGGTGCGGATTGGGAAGCATTGTGTTTTTGGGGCAAATAGTGTTGTTTTTGCCGGGAGTAAGATTGGTGATTATGTCTCGGTTGGGGCATTGAGTTTTGTTAAAGGGGTGTGTAGAGAATATGGCGTTTATGCTGGGATTCCAGTGCGATTGCTTCAAATAAAACCTTGTGTGTGGGGGGGGGGGGGTAATTTTTGTTGCCATTCTTCAAAAGGGGTAGCATAA
- a CDS encoding formyltransferase family protein has translation MQIGEKGVKRIVFLGAKEIGKQCLEMLFKKQKDLDFKLIAVGTSSRGVGVREFAEAKGIPMIKDLSVLLSLEFDILFSVQYHAILTQEQIECAKEIAFNLHLAPLPEYRGCNQFSFAILNEDREFGVTIHRLAKGIDSGDIIFQKRFEIPKDCFVDELVELANIEGFKLFCESLEKMLKGEYGLIPQDSIKALRREFHLRNEIEALKCVDLQACGGGALIEKIIRATAMPGFEPPYCYIGKRKFYFLQAKQD, from the coding sequence ATGCAAATTGGGGAAAAAGGCGTGAAAAGAATTGTGTTTTTGGGCGCAAAAGAGATTGGCAAACAATGTTTGGAAATGTTGTTTAAAAAACAAAAAGACTTAGATTTTAAACTTATAGCAGTTGGGACTTCATCTAGAGGGGTGGGTGTTAGGGAGTTTGCAGAAGCAAAAGGGATTCCAATGATTAAGGATTTAAGCGTGCTTTTAAGTTTGGAATTTGACATACTCTTTAGTGTGCAATATCACGCGATTTTAACGCAAGAACAAATTGAGTGTGCAAAAGAAATTGCCTTTAATCTGCATTTAGCACCATTGCCAGAGTATAGGGGGTGCAATCAATTTTCCTTTGCGATTTTAAATGAAGATAGAGAATTTGGTGTAACTATTCATCGTTTAGCAAAAGGGATTGATAGTGGGGATATTATTTTTCAAAAGCGGTTTGAAATCCCAAAAGATTGTTTTGTAGATGAGCTTGTGGAATTAGCAAATATAGAAGGATTTAAGTTATTTTGTGAAAGTTTAGAAAAAATGTTAAAGGGGGAATATGGATTAATCCCACAAGATTCTATTAAGGCTTTACGCAGAGAGTTTCATTTAAGGAATGAAATTGAAGCTTTAAAATGTGTAGATTTACAAGCTTGCGGGGGGGGGGCATTAATTGAAAAAATCATTCGCGCAACAGCAATGCCCGGATTTGAGCCACCCTATTGCTACATTGGGAAAAGAAAATTTTATTTTCTGCAAGCAAAGCAAGATTAG
- a CDS encoding TDP-N-acetylfucosamine:lipid II N-acetylfucosaminyltransferase family protein translates to MILHILSSATHSVRFVEFMQKYFDLKKHKFVYVRPDICKYGLSNFKEVEHISTLKQQLKLIYLMQKADKIILHGLWRHEVINLLYFQKWLLKKCYWVLWGGDFCLGKESYSRRHNFVLQNVGHLISIAGDYEYVKKEYNTKGEVFYSKSFYVSNVFNGELYLSNKDGKLVILIGNSADPLNLHKDILNALKPYRDSNIELICPLSYGSNKEYQDEIIEYGKNIFGAKFKPLVEFMPLNAYLDLLSSLDIAIFAHKNQQAYGNIIQLLGMGKKVYMRKTTAYNEVLKNGLKIFDFDSGVDLCRIDDSAIKNHHLTKNIYSLENMLSEFKELFGVDNEAF, encoded by the coding sequence ATGATTTTACACATTTTAAGTTCTGCAACACATTCTGTCAGATTTGTAGAGTTTATGCAAAAATATTTTGATTTAAAAAAACATAAATTTGTTTATGTGCGTCCTGATATTTGCAAATATGGATTAAGTAACTTTAAAGAAGTGGAGCATATTTCTACTTTAAAGCAACAATTGAAGCTTATTTATCTAATGCAAAAGGCAGATAAGATTATTTTGCACGGATTATGGCGACATGAAGTGATTAATCTTTTGTATTTTCAAAAATGGCTTTTAAAAAAGTGTTATTGGGTGTTATGGGGTGGTGATTTTTGTTTAGGTAAGGAATCTTATAGCAGGAGACATAATTTTGTTTTGCAAAATGTTGGGCATTTGATTTCTATTGCTGGAGATTATGAGTATGTCAAAAAGGAATATAACACAAAAGGAGAAGTTTTCTATTCTAAAAGTTTCTATGTATCAAATGTTTTTAATGGAGAGTTATATCTGTCTAATAAAGATGGAAAACTGGTGATTTTAATTGGTAATTCTGCTGATCCTTTGAATTTACATAAGGATATATTAAACGCCTTAAAGCCTTATAGGGATTCTAATATAGAGTTAATCTGTCCTTTATCTTATGGTTCTAACAAAGAATATCAAGATGAAATTATAGAGTATGGTAAAAATATTTTTGGAGCCAAATTTAAACCGCTTGTAGAATTTATGCCTTTAAATGCTTATTTAGATCTTCTTTCTTCTTTGGACATTGCGATTTTTGCACACAAAAATCAGCAAGCTTATGGAAATATCATACAACTTTTAGGAATGGGTAAAAAAGTCTATATGAGAAAAACCACTGCTTATAATGAAGTGCTTAAAAATGGATTGAAAATTTTTGATTTTGATAGTGGTGTTGATTTATGCAGAATTGATGATAGTGCAATTAAAAATCACCATTTGACAAAGAATATTTATTCTTTAGAAAATATGCTAAGTGAATTTAAAGAGTTATTTGGAGTGGATAATGAAGCATTTTAA
- a CDS encoding class I SAM-dependent methyltransferase: MEFEKIVEIVESRRDVLKGSERSIEVVDFGAGSPRDKRTKEQMEKGVLCAIALCDLAKIGVKREKAQEIFKIFKALNPKVILELGTCCGFSSSYMSYFASDSRIYSIEGSENVANIARENHQIFGLKNIEVLVGRFNLVLPSLLERIAPLDFAFIDGHHDRFATLEYFHTIRPFMDKGGVMLFDDIAWSGGMQEAWEEILESKIYKEAYVVGENTWKMGAVWL; the protein is encoded by the coding sequence ATGGAGTTTGAAAAGATTGTAGAAATTGTAGAATCTAGGCGTGATGTGCTTAAAGGAAGTGAGAGGAGCATTGAAGTGGTGGATTTTGGTGCGGGAAGTCCGCGAGATAAACGCACAAAAGAGCAAATGGAAAAGGGTGTTTTGTGTGCGATTGCGCTTTGTGATTTAGCAAAAATTGGAGTTAAGAGAGAAAAGGCGCAGGAGATTTTTAAGATTTTTAAAGCCTTAAATCCTAAGGTGATTTTAGAGCTTGGCACTTGTTGTGGGTTTTCAAGTAGTTATATGAGTTATTTTGCGTCAGATTCTAGGATTTATAGCATTGAAGGGAGTGAGAATGTTGCAAATATCGCGAGAGAAAATCATCAAATCTTTGGGCTTAAAAATATTGAAGTTTTAGTGGGGAGATTTAACCTTGTGTTGCCTAGCCTTTTAGAACGCATTGCGCCATTAGATTTTGCATTCATTGATGGGCATCACGATAGGTTTGCAACGCTGGAGTATTTTCACACAATCCGCCCTTTTATGGACAAAGGTGGAGTGATGCTTTTTGATGATATTGCTTGGAGTGGTGGAATGCAAGAAGCGTGGGAGGAAATATTGGAATCTAAAATTTACAAAGAAGCCTATGTTGTGGGTGAAAATACTTGGAAAATGGGGGCTGTATGGCTGTGA